Proteins encoded within one genomic window of Candidatus Poribacteria bacterium:
- a CDS encoding chloride channel protein, giving the protein MKGRLGFLSIDEETRKSYLFLIKWVLIALLGGISATFGVRSFSYLLQEFSKLVVSWNLPRYILPVIGGIIVGNIFYMAEPEASGEGIPSYIRAVNYKYGFLSPMATLFKYLAALFTLSFLGSGGIVGPMSRVSAGIMSFIAGLLGRFGLSKEEYRIFAICGVGGAIGAILHTPIGGGIFAVEILGRANISYKDLFPAILASSFSFIINKSLGYPAFYSIKAPAHFMDIRYFGWLLLVSLLAGFVGIFFITIYERISMFFRRLNRLNLSTIIGASICGLLSLVSVDILGTGSDLIASVSRGEYHMLHRSELFEEHLFLLFLSLILLKILATSFTIGSGLSAGFTGPTIFLGIFTSLIISDLTEVKLGSPTFYTFMAAGISGMFASVMNVPIAGAVIVTEMFGLNYSFPAAWGSIIAFQIARHKTIYAYATSAVYPSR; this is encoded by the coding sequence ATGAAAGGTAGGTTGGGTTTCCTATCTATCGATGAGGAGACCAGAAAAAGTTACTTATTTCTGATAAAATGGGTTCTCATAGCGTTATTGGGCGGTATCTCAGCTACATTTGGGGTCAGATCCTTCTCCTATCTGCTTCAGGAGTTTTCAAAGTTAGTGGTGAGCTGGAATCTCCCCAGATATATCCTGCCTGTGATCGGAGGGATCATAGTCGGGAATATCTTCTATATGGCTGAACCGGAAGCCAGCGGAGAGGGAATACCCTCATACATTCGGGCGGTGAATTACAAGTACGGCTTTCTGAGCCCGATGGCAACCCTGTTCAAATACCTCGCCGCTCTGTTCACCCTATCTTTCCTCGGCAGCGGTGGGATTGTGGGTCCCATGAGTCGCGTGTCCGCCGGTATAATGTCTTTTATCGCCGGACTTCTCGGTCGGTTTGGGCTCTCGAAGGAGGAATACAGAATATTCGCCATCTGTGGGGTAGGCGGAGCCATAGGAGCCATCCTGCATACTCCGATCGGTGGCGGGATATTCGCCGTTGAAATCTTAGGACGGGCGAATATAAGTTACAAGGACCTGTTCCCAGCCATACTCGCCAGCTCCTTCTCCTTCATAATCAATAAATCGCTGGGATATCCAGCCTTTTATTCGATCAAAGCTCCGGCCCATTTCATGGATATCAGATACTTCGGATGGCTCCTCCTGGTCTCCCTCCTCGCCGGCTTTGTGGGCATATTCTTCATAACCATCTACGAGAGGATATCGATGTTTTTCAGGAGGCTAAATCGGTTGAATTTAAGCACTATAATCGGCGCGAGCATCTGTGGGTTACTCTCACTGGTAAGCGTGGATATATTAGGCACAGGATCTGATCTGATCGCCTCCGTGTCTAGAGGTGAGTATCACATGCTTCACAGGAGCGAGCTTTTCGAAGAGCATTTGTTTTTGCTGTTTCTATCCCTCATACTGCTGAAGATCCTGGCCACATCGTTCACCATAGGCTCAGGGTTAAGCGCCGGATTTACAGGCCCGACTATATTCCTGGGAATATTTACATCCCTGATAATATCCGATTTAACCGAGGTGAAGCTGGGATCTCCCACGTTCTACACCTTCATGGCGGCAGGTATCTCCGGGATGTTTGCCTCTGTGATGAACGTCCCGATAGCAGGAGCAGTGATCGTCACGGAGATGTTCGGTTTGAACTACAGCTTTCCGGCCGCATGGGGGAGCATCATAGCCTTCCAGATAGCAAGGCATAAGACGATATACGCATATGCTACATCCGCCGTTTATCCGTCAAGATGA
- the radA gene encoding DNA repair protein RadA, which yields MAKTRSRYVCRECGYTSSKWLGRCPECGTWNSFDEEISSAKPSRYGGMTTSGAPPIPLSQIKGGGGERISTGIGELDRVLGGGLVPGSVVLIGGDPGIGKSTLLLQASHRISESYAPSLYVTGEESPAQIKMRAGRLGIESDKLHILCETDVNSIKEHILNMQPSAVVIDSIQTVYKPELESSPGSVSQVRESAAEFTMLAKSLGPPTFLVGHVTKEGAIAGPKLVEHMVDTVLYFEGDRQHAYRILRATKNRFGSTNEIGIFEMKTEGLVEVENPSEVFLGERCHEIPGTTVVSGIEGTRPILFELQALVVPSNMTIPRRTSTGVDHNRLSLLLAVLEKRVGLKVGGMDVFVNVTGGIRIDEPAVDLGLICAVVSSIRDIPVDPWTVIVGEVGLGGEVRGVSQVEKRINEAEKLGFKKVILPEANLKSIGFETKIELLPVKNIYETLGLILTDKRRM from the coding sequence ATGGCTAAGACCAGATCGCGGTATGTATGTCGTGAGTGCGGATACACCTCCTCCAAATGGCTCGGCAGATGTCCCGAATGCGGTACCTGGAACTCATTCGATGAGGAGATATCATCGGCTAAACCCTCCAGATACGGAGGGATGACCACATCAGGCGCCCCGCCCATCCCGCTTTCCCAGATAAAAGGGGGAGGAGGCGAGAGGATATCGACCGGAATAGGTGAGTTAGACAGGGTGTTGGGGGGAGGTCTGGTGCCGGGATCAGTGGTATTGATAGGGGGAGACCCCGGAATAGGAAAATCCACCCTTCTCCTGCAGGCATCTCACCGTATAAGCGAGTCATACGCGCCTTCCCTTTATGTGACAGGGGAGGAATCGCCGGCTCAGATCAAGATGCGGGCCGGGAGGTTGGGGATCGAATCGGACAAGCTCCACATCCTCTGTGAGACGGACGTGAACTCCATCAAGGAGCATATATTGAATATGCAGCCCTCCGCCGTGGTTATCGATTCCATCCAGACCGTCTATAAGCCCGAACTTGAATCCTCACCCGGCAGTGTGAGCCAGGTGAGGGAGAGCGCCGCGGAGTTTACAATGCTGGCCAAATCGCTCGGTCCTCCGACCTTCCTGGTGGGGCATGTCACCAAGGAGGGAGCCATAGCCGGACCTAAGTTGGTGGAGCATATGGTGGATACAGTTCTGTATTTCGAAGGCGACAGACAACATGCATATAGGATACTGCGCGCCACAAAGAACCGGTTCGGGTCAACCAATGAGATCGGCATTTTTGAGATGAAGACCGAGGGGTTGGTCGAGGTGGAAAATCCGTCAGAGGTGTTCCTAGGTGAAAGGTGCCATGAGATACCGGGAACGACCGTGGTCTCCGGTATCGAGGGCACGAGGCCCATCCTCTTTGAGCTTCAGGCTTTAGTCGTCCCATCCAACATGACGATCCCACGTCGGACAAGCACGGGGGTGGATCATAACAGGCTCTCCCTGCTTTTGGCCGTTTTGGAGAAACGGGTGGGGCTGAAGGTGGGGGGAATGGACGTCTTCGTCAACGTCACCGGCGGGATAAGGATCGACGAACCCGCTGTCGATCTGGGTCTTATCTGCGCTGTCGTATCCAGTATACGGGATATCCCCGTCGATCCCTGGACGGTGATAGTAGGCGAGGTGGGGCTCGGAGGCGAGGTGAGAGGCGTAAGCCAGGTGGAGAAAAGGATTAACGAGGCCGAAAAACTGGGGTTCAAAAAGGTCATTCTGCCCGAGGCTAACCTCAAATCGATCGGCTTCGAGACGAAAATTGAGCTTCTTCCCGTCAAGAACATCTATGAGACCCTTGGCCTCATCTTGACGGATAAACGGCGGATGTAG
- a CDS encoding MCE family protein: MRKKTASEIKVGLLIALSLVILVLLLTNSANWRRGIGGKILKVRFDFVSNLQLGAPVHMSGVEIGRVIDIKLVEEGVEVTMRIKSPQPIRKGCVASIDFLGVVGETYVEIENGPLGNPPLPDKAVIRGRNPVSTATVLSKAEKAALTVMDMAQTALQAVRRSRSDLQSSIVELTDKLDKTLSLVNDTLASLQETSDELRTLASENRGKLANITSQVDRITQKGLQDYDEVLPQMKSLIAETRRTISTTSDQLEGAIAAVRDAARSLESTGQKLDERVKEMQMQLTGSSSEVKGKMLKELDSIHQTVEDLRKLSISIKTTSDELTGLLERIKSGKGTIGALVRSDETLRRAHDTMSQIERAARDTSDVLQALRSEVNSTGGLIPRWDAGIRYASGSSLISQLAFRLGDLKLGITMTGDQTGYDLQYIRPFHVGPSLFEARIGAIRSRAGAGFDWWWLSRKLGLTLDLSDSGSKTPRIDTYLRLRLLKGWCLSLGGEDIAGEREFSAGLVRETGGE, from the coding sequence ATGCGAAAGAAAACAGCCTCTGAGATAAAGGTCGGGCTATTGATAGCATTAAGCCTTGTCATATTGGTCCTGCTTTTGACAAACTCGGCGAACTGGAGAAGAGGCATAGGAGGTAAAATACTGAAAGTAAGGTTCGATTTTGTCAGTAACCTTCAGCTCGGTGCCCCTGTGCATATGTCCGGGGTTGAAATCGGGAGGGTTATAGACATAAAGCTGGTCGAGGAGGGGGTTGAGGTGACGATGCGGATAAAAAGCCCTCAGCCTATAAGGAAGGGATGCGTCGCCTCAATCGATTTCCTCGGCGTGGTCGGAGAGACCTATGTGGAGATCGAAAACGGCCCCTTAGGTAATCCGCCTCTTCCCGATAAGGCCGTTATAAGAGGGAGAAATCCCGTCAGCACCGCCACCGTCCTGAGCAAGGCCGAAAAGGCGGCCCTTACGGTCATGGATATGGCGCAGACCGCCCTCCAGGCCGTAAGGCGATCCAGATCTGACCTCCAGAGCAGCATCGTCGAGCTGACCGATAAGCTCGATAAAACGCTCTCACTGGTTAACGATACCCTCGCCTCGCTTCAGGAAACATCGGATGAGCTGAGAACACTGGCCTCGGAGAACAGGGGGAAACTGGCCAACATCACCTCCCAGGTGGATCGGATAACTCAAAAGGGACTTCAGGATTATGACGAGGTCCTGCCTCAGATGAAATCCCTGATCGCCGAAACGAGGAGGACGATCTCGACCACCTCAGATCAGCTCGAAGGTGCCATAGCTGCCGTAAGGGACGCGGCTCGCTCGCTTGAATCGACCGGACAAAAGCTGGACGAGAGGGTCAAGGAGATGCAGATGCAGTTGACTGGCTCCTCATCTGAGGTGAAGGGGAAGATGTTGAAAGAGCTCGATTCGATCCACCAAACTGTGGAGGATCTGAGGAAACTCAGCATCTCCATCAAGACTACCTCCGACGAGCTGACAGGGTTGCTGGAGAGGATAAAATCGGGGAAGGGTACGATCGGAGCTCTGGTTCGATCGGACGAGACGCTCCGTCGAGCCCATGACACCATGTCTCAGATCGAACGCGCTGCCCGGGATACCTCGGATGTCCTGCAAGCTCTCCGCTCAGAGGTCAACTCCACGGGCGGACTTATCCCCAGATGGGACGCCGGCATCCGATATGCCAGCGGCAGCAGCCTTATAAGTCAACTTGCGTTTCGTTTGGGGGATCTGAAGCTGGGGATAACCATGACGGGCGATCAAACGGGCTATGATCTCCAATATATCAGACCTTTTCACGTAGGGCCTTCACTTTTCGAAGCCCGAATCGGCGCTATAAGATCGAGAGCCGGTGCGGGATTTGACTGGTGGTGGCTCTCACGCAAGCTCGGCCTGACTCTTGATCTGAGCGATTCCGGTTCCAAAACACCGAGGATCGATACATATCTACGGCTCAGGCTGTTGAAGGGATGGTGCCTGAGTCTTGGCGGGGAGGACATAGCAGGGGAGAGGGAATTCAGCGCCGGGTTGGTGAGGGAAACAGGAGGTGAATAG
- a CDS encoding TldD/PmbA family protein, with the protein MRDRLEDAIKRARADYIEIRFEEVESVSVSFRGKEIDSISSSKVRGGIVRALIKGGWGMAVFNDPDRIADSVKVACENAAIVGREKSQLASAEPVVDVIKADLSPPKIDFRTVPLEEKVKLAAEYNDIILTFHDKIETTSVRYGDSFRKVWYINSDGTYIEDERPSIHIYMTAIARDGDNVQRGFESVASHDGFETVEDQHERAQAAAERAVKLLSAPPVQGGIYTVVLNPKLAGVFAHEAFGHLSEADFVYENPRMRELLKIGRRFGTEALSIADDGSIPGLYGSCKYDDEGVKTRKNFLIKEGVLVGRLHSRETAAKMKEPITGNARALGYAHEPIVRMTNTYIEPRDAKFDDMISEVKLGVYALDMIGGETMTEMFTFSAAYGYMIRDGRIAELVRDVVLTGNLFETLENIDMIGDDLQWSHGHCGKGEQQGLPTGTGSPHIRIQNVVVGGRR; encoded by the coding sequence TTGAGGGATAGACTTGAAGATGCGATTAAGCGGGCAAGGGCAGATTACATCGAGATCAGATTCGAGGAGGTGGAATCCGTATCGGTCTCGTTCAGGGGCAAGGAGATCGATTCGATCAGCTCCTCCAAGGTAAGAGGCGGGATAGTGAGGGCGCTCATAAAGGGCGGATGGGGAATGGCGGTTTTCAACGATCCGGATCGGATCGCCGATAGCGTCAAGGTGGCGTGTGAGAATGCCGCCATCGTCGGCAGAGAAAAAAGCCAGCTCGCCTCAGCTGAACCGGTTGTGGACGTGATAAAGGCCGATCTCAGCCCGCCCAAGATCGATTTCAGAACCGTCCCTCTGGAGGAGAAGGTGAAGTTGGCGGCTGAATACAACGATATAATCCTCACCTTCCACGATAAGATCGAGACAACATCGGTCCGATACGGCGATTCCTTCAGAAAGGTTTGGTACATCAATTCAGATGGAACCTATATCGAAGATGAGAGACCCTCGATACACATCTACATGACCGCTATCGCACGGGATGGAGACAACGTGCAGAGGGGGTTTGAAAGCGTGGCATCACACGATGGATTCGAGACGGTCGAGGATCAGCATGAGAGGGCTCAGGCCGCGGCCGAACGGGCTGTGAAGCTCCTTTCGGCCCCTCCCGTTCAGGGCGGGATATACACCGTCGTCCTCAATCCCAAGCTTGCCGGGGTCTTCGCTCATGAAGCCTTCGGACATCTCAGCGAGGCGGACTTCGTTTATGAGAATCCCAGGATGAGGGAGCTTCTGAAGATCGGGAGGAGATTCGGAACTGAAGCCCTATCGATAGCCGACGACGGGTCCATCCCGGGGTTATACGGCTCCTGCAAATATGACGATGAGGGCGTTAAAACCCGTAAAAACTTCCTGATCAAAGAGGGCGTCTTGGTCGGCAGGTTACACTCGCGCGAGACGGCGGCGAAGATGAAGGAGCCGATCACCGGCAATGCACGCGCGTTGGGATATGCCCACGAGCCGATCGTCCGGATGACCAACACCTATATCGAGCCCAGGGATGCGAAGTTCGATGATATGATCTCAGAGGTCAAGCTGGGGGTCTATGCCCTGGATATGATCGGGGGTGAGACGATGACGGAGATGTTCACCTTCAGCGCTGCATACGGATATATGATCCGTGATGGGAGAATCGCTGAGCTGGTGAGGGATGTGGTGCTTACGGGAAACCTCTTCGAGACGCTCGAGAACATAGATATGATAGGCGACGATCTCCAGTGGTCGCACGGACACTGCGGCAAGGGCGAACAACAGGGATTGCCGACCGGAACGGGAAGCCCACATATAAGGATACAAAACGTGGTGGTAGGAGGTAGAAGATGA
- a CDS encoding ABC transporter permease, translating into MRMMSGAKRLILNFLLAIGRKTSDILIGLGSVSRLLASTIRHLFKPPFEFPLLIDQLHNVGVGSFSVVIVTGIVTGMLAAVGVYYQMRRFAAEGLMGSFIALAVIKELGPILTAIVLSGRIGASITAELGSMRVTEQIDAMEAMAVSPVKYLVVPRFIACTIMLPLLTVFANLLAIIGGLGTSVFLFGMNSRFFLSQAESAIYVKDLLIGLLKSACFGMVIALIGCYKGLSVNPAEGAEGVGNATTGSAVTSFMVVLMVDFVLDQTIHGVARVG; encoded by the coding sequence ATGAGGATGATGAGCGGAGCTAAACGGTTAATACTGAATTTCCTCCTGGCGATCGGTCGGAAGACATCCGACATACTGATAGGTCTCGGATCGGTATCGAGGCTTCTCGCTTCCACCATTCGACATCTGTTCAAACCTCCTTTCGAATTCCCCCTTTTGATCGATCAGCTTCATAACGTCGGCGTGGGTTCCTTTTCGGTGGTGATCGTCACGGGGATAGTGACGGGCATGCTCGCCGCCGTGGGGGTCTATTATCAGATGCGCAGGTTCGCCGCCGAGGGGCTGATGGGTAGTTTCATAGCGCTGGCTGTGATAAAGGAGCTCGGACCGATATTGACGGCCATCGTCCTTTCGGGAAGGATCGGAGCGTCGATCACGGCCGAGCTCGGATCGATGAGGGTTACCGAACAGATAGATGCCATGGAGGCGATGGCGGTTAGCCCTGTCAAGTATCTCGTCGTCCCCAGGTTCATCGCCTGCACGATAATGTTACCGCTTCTGACCGTCTTCGCCAATCTCCTCGCCATAATCGGCGGGCTGGGTACGTCGGTATTCCTGTTCGGGATGAACTCCAGGTTTTTCCTCTCTCAGGCGGAGAGCGCCATCTACGTGAAAGATCTCCTGATAGGACTGCTGAAGTCAGCCTGCTTCGGGATGGTGATCGCTTTGATAGGATGTTACAAAGGCCTTTCCGTTAACCCGGCCGAGGGCGCTGAGGGAGTGGGCAACGCCACCACCGGATCGGCGGTCACCTCCTTCATGGTCGTCCTGATGGTCGATTTCGTCCTCGACCAGACGATACACGGCGTGGCAAGAGTAGGATAA
- the rplI gene encoding 50S ribosomal protein L9, whose product MEVILKQEIPGLGKAGDVVKVADGYARNYLIPRKMAVLATEKAKRALEKEMKMRTSKREKEALEARRLAEKLSNISCTIRARAGENDRLFGSVTAADIAKALEEQEIHVDRRNILLEEPLKELGVFSVPVKLHQDVTAEVKVWVIKEG is encoded by the coding sequence ATGGAAGTTATCCTCAAACAGGAGATACCCGGTTTGGGAAAGGCAGGCGATGTGGTGAAGGTCGCCGACGGATATGCCCGTAACTATCTCATCCCTAGGAAAATGGCCGTCCTGGCGACTGAAAAGGCGAAAAGGGCGCTCGAGAAGGAGATGAAGATGCGGACCTCGAAGAGGGAGAAGGAGGCGCTCGAGGCCCGCAGGTTAGCTGAAAAACTGTCCAACATCTCCTGCACCATCAGAGCCAGGGCGGGCGAAAACGATAGACTCTTCGGATCGGTAACGGCCGCCGATATAGCAAAAGCGCTCGAGGAACAGGAGATCCACGTGGATAGGAGAAACATCCTCCTTGAAGAGCCCTTAAAGGAACTAGGTGTTTTCTCCGTGCCGGTTAAACTCCATCAGGACGTCACCGCTGAGGTTAAGGTCTGGGTGATAAAAGAGGGGTAA
- a CDS encoding ABC transporter ATP-binding protein — protein MIELKDVYFSIDGKPVIEGLSLQVNEGETITIMGRSGCGKTVTLKLILGLYKPDSGEIWVDGREISRLSFDQLAEVRKKIGVLFQSSALFDSMTVGENVGFMLYQHTKLPRREIEKIVAEKLELVGLPGTQDLKPAQLSGGMRKRVGLARAIAMNPKIILYDEPTTALDPMTVSGIIRMIKELHDKLGVTSVIVTHDIPSAFFLSTRIAVMNKGKIIEVGTPQQIQQSQNPFVKAFLSGESDAKENSL, from the coding sequence ATCATCGAACTGAAGGACGTATATTTCTCGATAGACGGCAAACCCGTCATAGAGGGACTCTCCCTTCAGGTAAATGAGGGCGAGACGATAACTATCATGGGCCGAAGCGGATGCGGGAAGACCGTAACGCTGAAGCTGATATTGGGGCTGTATAAACCGGATTCGGGCGAGATATGGGTCGATGGTAGAGAGATCAGCCGTTTGAGCTTCGATCAACTGGCCGAGGTGAGAAAAAAAATCGGGGTGCTGTTTCAATCCTCAGCTCTTTTCGATTCGATGACTGTAGGTGAGAACGTGGGTTTCATGCTGTATCAGCATACAAAGCTGCCTCGAAGGGAGATCGAAAAGATCGTGGCTGAAAAGCTGGAGCTTGTTGGTCTGCCCGGAACCCAGGATCTCAAACCGGCTCAGCTCAGCGGCGGTATGCGTAAAAGGGTCGGGTTGGCGAGGGCGATAGCCATGAACCCGAAGATTATCCTATACGATGAGCCCACCACGGCGCTTGATCCGATGACCGTATCGGGTATCATCAGGATGATTAAGGAGTTACATGATAAACTGGGCGTCACCTCGGTGATCGTCACACATGATATCCCCAGCGCCTTCTTCCTCTCCACGAGGATCGCCGTGATGAACAAAGGGAAGATCATCGAGGTGGGCACGCCCCAACAGATTCAACAGAGCCAAAATCCGTTTGTAAAGGCTTTCCTGTCAGGAGAATCAGATGCGAAAGAAAACAGCCTCTGA
- a CDS encoding TldD/PmbA family protein, giving the protein MKEKLAQIAHRILEKLPSDVQSAHVIVSFDENTPVNFEADKLKSIKSSCTMNLTLKVIADGRRGTASVTSPQDIDALIDNAIASAKFGREVSYIFPNPAPPPQVKIFDEAVTRITTKEMVEWCQEMISMLKEYNPDISAYAGASKSISYFHMTNTSGLDYGDVSSGYGIGIYGELVRGEDILYAGYGFGWRKAEIDHAEIARRAIERFKLAERNVKITSGRYPVLFPPTGLGTLLLTLRLALSGKNVLMGDSPLSDKLGRQVFNPSLSLTDTALIDYMSGSSRYDSDGVRKGETRLIDSGVLRGFLYDLDTASRAKRKPTGNNGCAPNNWVISSGGTPLKELISSIKEGLMVESVMGLGQGNPISGEFSVNVALGYKIENGEIIGRVKNTMLAGNVYDALKEDIILSDESEWVNGWLKAPAILVPELNVVSK; this is encoded by the coding sequence ATGAAGGAGAAATTAGCTCAGATCGCCCACCGGATACTGGAAAAGCTTCCCTCCGACGTTCAGAGCGCCCATGTCATAGTGAGCTTCGATGAAAACACGCCCGTGAACTTCGAAGCCGATAAGCTCAAATCCATCAAATCCTCCTGTACCATGAACCTGACCCTGAAGGTGATAGCGGACGGCAGAAGGGGAACTGCGAGCGTTACCTCTCCCCAGGACATCGACGCGTTGATCGACAACGCTATAGCCTCGGCTAAATTCGGCCGGGAGGTGAGTTATATCTTCCCTAATCCCGCCCCTCCACCTCAGGTTAAGATATTTGACGAGGCCGTCACGCGGATAACCACCAAGGAGATGGTCGAGTGGTGTCAGGAGATGATCTCCATGTTGAAGGAGTACAACCCCGATATCTCGGCCTACGCAGGGGCGTCGAAATCCATCTCCTATTTTCACATGACCAATACAAGCGGACTGGACTATGGGGATGTGTCAAGCGGATATGGGATCGGGATCTACGGGGAGCTCGTCAGGGGCGAGGACATACTTTACGCCGGCTACGGTTTCGGATGGCGGAAGGCGGAGATAGATCATGCCGAGATCGCACGTAGAGCGATCGAACGGTTCAAATTGGCCGAGCGCAACGTGAAGATCACCTCGGGTAGATATCCCGTTTTGTTTCCTCCCACGGGGTTAGGGACGTTGCTTCTGACCTTGAGATTGGCGCTCAGCGGCAAGAACGTCCTGATGGGCGATTCACCTCTTTCGGATAAGCTCGGCCGGCAGGTTTTCAACCCTTCCCTATCCCTCACCGATACCGCCTTGATCGATTACATGTCCGGAAGCAGCCGATACGATTCCGACGGGGTACGCAAAGGCGAAACCAGATTGATCGATTCTGGCGTGCTGAGGGGGTTCCTCTACGATCTGGACACCGCATCCAGGGCAAAGAGAAAGCCGACGGGGAACAACGGATGCGCCCCCAACAACTGGGTCATCTCCTCTGGCGGGACACCCCTCAAGGAGCTCATCTCCTCTATCAAGGAGGGGCTGATGGTCGAAAGCGTGATGGGGCTCGGACAAGGCAATCCCATAAGCGGGGAGTTTTCGGTCAACGTCGCCCTGGGATATAAGATCGAAAACGGCGAGATCATCGGCAGGGTTAAAAACACGATGCTTGCCGGCAACGTGTATGATGCCCTCAAGGAGGATATCATTCTGAGCGATGAAAGCGAGTGGGTTAACGGATGGCTCAAAGCGCCGGCCATATTGGTGCCCGAGCTGAACGTGGTCAGTAAATAG
- the dnaB gene encoding replicative DNA helicase, with the protein MEAIGPIPDRIKAICDIEAEEAVLGSMLEERDSIPKVISILGHDPKVFYKSGHQAIYSAIMKLFDNNEPADPISVAAELKKRDQINLIGGAIYLWDLVQSVPTAANVEYYAKLVREKAIRRELIATSREIISRAQDVEVEVDQLLDEAEQRIFDVSHSREQRSFSMLRQIIKESVERIEALYHKKEHIIGVPTGFWEFDYLTSGLQPSELIIIAGRPSMGKSVLAHNIARYVGVVLKKPVALFTLEMPKEDVILRMLAAEAKIDFHKIRTGYMTEEDWLTMTQAAGRLEVAPIYIDDTPGLNILELKALTRRLKAEREDLSLVIVDYLQLMVSGRRVESRQQEISEISRSLKELARELKVPVLALSQLNRAVENRADHRPQLSDLRESGCLTGETLIVLEDGRNIPISELEGKANFRVLALNPETLKLEPMPVSRAFSTGVKPVFKLKTRLGREIRATGNHQFLTIHGWKRLDELQVGDYLALPRLLPVIRKEQTMTDAELALLGHLIGDGCKSSVAVLAESDIYWDRIVSIESDGEERVYDLTVPGHHNFIANNIIVHNSLEQDADLVAFIHREDYYDEKFQDQGDAELIIKKQRNGPLGVVKLKFLKRQMRFISGPTRKAMPGAL; encoded by the coding sequence ATGGAGGCCATAGGTCCGATCCCCGATAGGATAAAAGCCATATGTGACATAGAGGCTGAGGAGGCCGTCCTGGGCTCGATGCTTGAGGAGAGGGATTCCATCCCAAAGGTCATCTCCATCCTCGGGCACGATCCCAAGGTGTTCTACAAATCGGGTCATCAGGCCATCTACTCCGCCATCATGAAGCTGTTCGATAATAACGAGCCCGCCGATCCGATATCCGTTGCGGCGGAGCTTAAGAAACGAGATCAGATCAACCTGATCGGCGGCGCGATTTATCTGTGGGATCTCGTCCAGAGCGTGCCGACGGCGGCCAACGTCGAATACTACGCCAAGCTCGTCCGCGAGAAGGCGATTCGCAGAGAGCTGATAGCGACGAGCAGGGAGATAATCTCCCGGGCGCAGGATGTCGAGGTGGAGGTGGATCAGCTTCTGGATGAGGCCGAACAGAGGATATTCGATGTCAGCCATTCCAGAGAGCAGCGATCCTTCTCCATGCTGCGTCAGATCATCAAGGAAAGCGTCGAGCGTATCGAGGCGCTTTATCACAAAAAGGAACATATCATCGGCGTGCCGACGGGATTCTGGGAGTTCGATTATCTCACCTCCGGATTACAACCTTCAGAGCTGATAATAATCGCCGGCAGACCCTCTATGGGCAAAAGCGTCCTGGCGCATAACATCGCCCGGTATGTGGGCGTGGTGCTGAAAAAGCCGGTGGCCCTCTTCACCCTGGAGATGCCTAAGGAGGACGTCATCCTCAGGATGCTGGCGGCGGAGGCGAAGATCGATTTTCACAAGATCAGAACCGGATATATGACCGAGGAGGACTGGCTGACGATGACACAGGCAGCAGGCAGACTGGAGGTGGCTCCGATCTACATAGATGACACACCGGGGCTGAACATCCTCGAGCTTAAGGCGCTCACCAGGAGGCTCAAGGCGGAGCGCGAGGACCTATCCCTTGTGATAGTGGACTATCTGCAGCTCATGGTCTCCGGCAGAAGGGTTGAGAGCAGACAGCAGGAGATATCGGAGATATCCAGGTCGCTTAAGGAGCTCGCCAGGGAACTGAAGGTGCCGGTATTGGCCCTCTCCCAGCTCAATCGTGCCGTCGAAAACCGCGCCGATCATAGACCTCAGCTTTCAGACCTGAGAGAATCGGGTTGTCTTACAGGTGAAACGCTGATAGTATTGGAGGATGGACGGAATATTCCGATTAGCGAGTTGGAAGGTAAGGCGAATTTCAGAGTATTGGCCCTGAATCCTGAGACCTTAAAGCTGGAACCAATGCCTGTCAGTCGCGCGTTTTCAACCGGAGTTAAGCCTGTGTTCAAATTGAAAACACGGCTTGGCCGGGAGATCCGGGCAACAGGAAACCACCAATTCCTCACAATTCATGGTTGGAAGCGATTGGATGAATTACAAGTCGGCGATTATTTAGCGCTGCCGCGCTTGTTACCGGTTATACGAAAAGAACAAACTATGACTGATGCGGAATTAGCTCTACTTGGACATTTAATAGGAGATGGTTGTAAAAGCAGTGTGGCCGTATTAGCGGAAAGTGATATCTACTGGGATCGCATCGTCTCTATAGAATCGGACGGTGAGGAACGAGTTTATGATTTGACAGTTCCCGGACATCACAATTTCATTGCCAATAACATCATCGTTCATAACAGCTTGGAGCAGGACGCAGATCTGGTCGCCTTTATACACAGGGAGGACTACTACGACGAGAAGTTTCAGGATCAAGGGGATGCCGAGCTCATCATTAAAAAGCAGCGTAACGGCCCGTTGGGCGTCGTTAAGCTGAAATTTCTGAAACGTCAGATGAGGTTTATCTCCGGTCCCACCAGAAAAGCCATGCCGGGGGCTCTATGA